In the Pseudoliparis swirei isolate HS2019 ecotype Mariana Trench chromosome 21, NWPU_hadal_v1, whole genome shotgun sequence genome, one interval contains:
- the LOC130211927 gene encoding GTPase IMAP family member 7-like isoform X2: MSNSKRIVLLGKTGVGKSSVANTIIGKPLFKIGHSVNSETKECQSVTESVNGRNITLIDSPGFFDTDQPEEEMKSAILRCITEFAPGPHAFLIVLKVERFTEQEQAVIAKMHQYFSDEFFPFATVLFTHGDQLNGQTIESFIRDNKLVMELVKKCGGRCHVIDNKYWKNNPEEEYRNNQVQVKELLKTIEEMVEANKGGYYTNEMLQAVEERIKREEKRIRDSGGDKTDDQIRKEAKENVVKGLWVELAAFTAAGLIGAVFTGGGALLAVPIVAAGGAVVAAGAAAAAGAAVVKAVPAVMAAGAAVIAWCKGVF; the protein is encoded by the exons A tGTCAAACAGCAAGAGAATTGTCCTCCTGGGGAAAACTGGAGTTGGGAAAAGCAGCGTGGCTAACACCATAATTGGAAAGCCACTGTTCAAGATTGGACACTCTGTGAACTCTGAAACTAAAGAATGTCAATCAGTCACTGAATCTGTCAACGGAAGAAACATCACTCTGATTGACAGTCCTGGTTTCTTCGACACAGATCAacctgaggaggagatgaagtctGCAATATTGAGGTGCATCACAGAGTTCGCTCCTGGGCCTCATGCCTTTCTCATTGTGCTCAAAGTGGAGAGATTCACAGAGCAGGAGCAGGCCGTCATCGCTAAAATGCACCAATACTTTTCTGACGAATTTTTCCCGTTTGCGACAGTTCTCTTCACTCATGGTGACCAGCTCAATGGACAGACCATTGAGAGCTTTATCCGTGATAATAAGCTTGTGATGGAGCTGGTGAAGAAGTGCGGAGGCCGCTGCCACGTCATCGATAACAAATACTGGAAGAACAACCCGGAGGAAGAATACCGGAACAACCAGGTCCAGGTGAAGGAGCTCCTCAAGACAATAGAGGAGATGGTTGAGGCAAACAAAGGAGGATACTACACCAATGAGATGCTACAAGCAGTGGAGGAAAGAATAAAGCGGGAAGAGAAACGCATTAGAGATTCAGGAGGAGACAAGACAGATGATCAGATCAGAAAGGAGGCTAAAGAGAACGTAGTTAAGGGGCTTTGGGTCGAACTGGCAGCTTTCACAGCAGCTGGATTGATTGGAGCTGTTTTTACTGGAGGGGGTGCCCTCTTAGCTGTTCCAATTGtggcagcagggggcgctgtcgtGGCAGCAGGGGCCGCCGCGGCAGCAGGGGCCGCTGTCGTGAAAGCAGTGCCCGCTGTCATGGCAGCAGGGGCCGCTGTCATCGCATGGTGTAAGGGCGTGTTTTAG
- the LOC130211930 gene encoding GTPase IMAP family member 7-like, with amino-acid sequence MDRPNTWRIVLLGKTRVGKSSLANNIFGEAIFKINNISDLETHPTTAQTKPVGGRSFTLIDTPGFFDPSRSEEQMKREMVMCRTECAPGPHAFLIVLKVEKFVEHNKDVVSKMCEYFPKDALKYAVIVFTHGDQLPEGTTLHEYVEESGDLGDLVKKCGGRCHVVDDKYWKDNKGGDRSNQSQVVMLLSTIDQLVRQNKGGCYTDKTLEEVWGQIQKEEKVLRPSSRHMSEEEIRKQAKSIVFKKQADDADQTWWSYFTSMIPGVLRCGRPTIESVPI; translated from the exons ATGGACA GGCCCAACACATGGAGGATTGTCCTTCTGGGAAAAACCAGAGTTGGAAAGAGCAGCCTTGCCAACAACATATTTGGAGAGGCCATATTCAAAATAAACAATATCAGCGACTTGGAAACGCATCCCACGACAGCCCAAACAAAACCCGTCGGTGGAAGAAGCTTCACTTTGATCGACACTCCTGGTTTCTTTGACCCGAGCCGGTCTGAGGAGCAGATGAAGCGTGAGATGGTGATGTGCCGCACAGAGTGCGCTCCCGGGCCTCACGCCTTTCTCATTGTGCTCAAAGTGGAGAAATTCGTCGAGCACAATAAGGATGTCGTCTCAAAAATGTGCGAATACTTCCCTAAAGACGCTCTAAAATACGCCGTGATCGTCTTCACTCACGGCGACCAGCTGCCAGAGGGAACCACGCTGCACGAGTACGTGGAGGAAAGTGGGGATCTGGGCGACCTGGTGAAGAAGTGCGGGGGCCGATGCCACGTCGTGGATGATAAATACTGGAAGGACAACAAAGGGGGCGACAGGAGTAACCAGTCTCAGGTGGTAATGCTGCTCAGCACCATCGACCAGCTGGTGAGACAAAACAAGGGAGGATGCTACACAGACAAGACGCTGGAAGAAGTCTGGGGCCAGATCCAGAAAGAGGAAAAGGTCCTGAGACCATCATCACGACACATGTCGGAGGAAGAGATCAGGAAGCAGGCGAAAAGCATCGTCTTTAAGAAGCAGGCAGACGACGCAGATCAAACATGGTGGTCTTATTTCACCAGTATGATCCCTGGTGTGCTGAGATGTGGTAGACCAACTATTGAAAGCGTTCCCATTTAA
- the LOC130211928 gene encoding GTPase IMAP family member 7-like isoform X2, producing MSDSKRIVLLGKTGVGKSSVANTIFGEPLFKIGHSVNSETKECQAETKPVNGGNITLIDSPGFFDTDQPEDEMKSAIVRCITEFAPGPHAFLIVIKVERYTLQEQAVIAKMHQYFSEEFFQFATVLFTHGDQLPEGKTIESFIRDNKLVMELVKKCGGRCHVIDNKYWKNNPQEEYRSNRVQVKKLLKTIEEMVKANKGGCYTNEMLQAVEERIKWEETRIMLSSLTMSHDQIRQVAKEAVLKGLSSAMVNVPAVALIGAVFTGGVSLGIPLVVAAGAAAAAGAVVVVGSAVVDAGAAVIGWCKGLF from the exons A tGTCAGACAGCAAGAGAATTGTCCTCCTGGGAAAAACTGGAGTTGGGAAAAGCAGCGTGGCTAACACCATATTTGGAGAGCCACTGTTCAAGATTGGACATTCTGTGAACTCTGAAACTAAAGAATGTCAAGCAGAAACTAAACCTGTCAATGGAGGAAACATCACTTTGATTGACAGTCCTGGTTTCTTCGACACAGATCAACCTGAGGACGAGATGAAGTCTGCAATAGTGAGGTGCATCACAGAGTTCGCTCCTGGGCCTCATGCCTTTCTCATTGTGATCAAAGTGGAGAGATACACACTGCAGGAGCAGGCCGTCATCGCTAAAATGCACCAATACTTTTCTGAAGAATTTTTCCAGTTTGCGACAGTTCTCTTCACTCATGGCGACCAGCTCCCTGAAGGAAAGACCATTGAGAGCTTTATCCGTGATAATAAGCTGGTGATGGAGCTGGTGAAGAAGTGCGGAGGCCGCTGCCACGTCATCGATAACAAATACTGGAAGAACAACCCGCAGGAAGAATACAGGAGCAACCGGGTCCAGGTGAAGAAGCTCCTCAAGACGATAGAGGAGATGGTTAAGGCAAATAAAGGAGGATGCTACACCAATGAGATGCTTCAAGCAGTGGAGGAAAGAATAAAGTGGGAGGAGACACGCATTATGCTGTCATCACTAACGATGTCACATGATCAGATCAGACAGGTGGCTAAAGAGGCCGTACTTAAGGGCCTTTCTTCCGCAATGGTAAATGTCCCAGCAGTTGCATTGATTGGAGCTGTTTTTACTGGAGGGGTTTCCCTCGGAATTCCTTTAGTTGTGGCAGCAGGGGCCGCCGCGGCAGCAGGGGCTGTCGTGGTAGTAGGGTCCGCTGTCGTGGATGCAGGGGCCGCTGTCATCGGATGGTGTAAGGGCTTGTTTTAG
- the LOC130211928 gene encoding GTPase IMAP family member 7-like isoform X1 produces MSDSKRIVLLGKTGVGKSSVANTIFGEPLFKIGHSVNSETKECQAETKPVNGGNITLIDSPGFFDTDQPEDEMKSAIVRCITEFAPGPHAFLIVIKVERYTLQEQAVIAKMHQYFSEEFFQFATVLFTHGDQLPEGKTIESFIRDNKLVMELVKKCGGRCHVIDNKYWKNNPQEEYRSNRVQVKKLLKTIEEMVKANKGGCYTNEMLQAVEERIKWEETRIMLSSLTMSHDQIRQVAKEAVLKGLSSAMVNVPAVALIGAVFTGGVSLGIPLVVAAGAAAAAGAVVVVGSAVVDAGAAVIGWCKGLF; encoded by the exons a tGTCAGACAGCAAGAGAATTGTCCTCCTGGGAAAAACTGGAGTTGGGAAAAGCAGCGTGGCTAACACCATATTTGGAGAGCCACTGTTCAAGATTGGACATTCTGTGAACTCTGAAACTAAAGAATGTCAAGCAGAAACTAAACCTGTCAATGGAGGAAACATCACTTTGATTGACAGTCCTGGTTTCTTCGACACAGATCAACCTGAGGACGAGATGAAGTCTGCAATAGTGAGGTGCATCACAGAGTTCGCTCCTGGGCCTCATGCCTTTCTCATTGTGATCAAAGTGGAGAGATACACACTGCAGGAGCAGGCCGTCATCGCTAAAATGCACCAATACTTTTCTGAAGAATTTTTCCAGTTTGCGACAGTTCTCTTCACTCATGGCGACCAGCTCCCTGAAGGAAAGACCATTGAGAGCTTTATCCGTGATAATAAGCTGGTGATGGAGCTGGTGAAGAAGTGCGGAGGCCGCTGCCACGTCATCGATAACAAATACTGGAAGAACAACCCGCAGGAAGAATACAGGAGCAACCGGGTCCAGGTGAAGAAGCTCCTCAAGACGATAGAGGAGATGGTTAAGGCAAATAAAGGAGGATGCTACACCAATGAGATGCTTCAAGCAGTGGAGGAAAGAATAAAGTGGGAGGAGACACGCATTATGCTGTCATCACTAACGATGTCACATGATCAGATCAGACAGGTGGCTAAAGAGGCCGTACTTAAGGGCCTTTCTTCCGCAATGGTAAATGTCCCAGCAGTTGCATTGATTGGAGCTGTTTTTACTGGAGGGGTTTCCCTCGGAATTCCTTTAGTTGTGGCAGCAGGGGCCGCCGCGGCAGCAGGGGCTGTCGTGGTAGTAGGGTCCGCTGTCGTGGATGCAGGGGCCGCTGTCATCGGATGGTGTAAGGGCTTGTTTTAG